In a single window of the Planctomycetia bacterium genome:
- a CDS encoding response regulator — translation MSAERILVCDDEPHILHVVSAKLRHADFEVLTAADGAEGLEIAQTEIPDLVVTDYQMPLLSGLELCAKMRADSRTSHIPAIMLTARGFSLNEQELGRTNIKKVLIKPFSPREVLSTVRQVIEGAGNAVASDLNAGV, via the coding sequence ATGAGTGCTGAAAGAATCCTGGTTTGTGATGACGAGCCGCACATCCTGCATGTTGTCTCGGCCAAACTCAGGCATGCAGATTTCGAGGTTCTGACCGCGGCCGACGGCGCCGAAGGACTGGAGATCGCCCAGACGGAGATTCCGGACCTGGTCGTCACCGATTATCAAATGCCGCTGCTAAGCGGGCTGGAGCTCTGCGCGAAGATGCGAGCCGATTCACGCACCAGCCACATTCCGGCGATCATGCTGACGGCCCGAGGATTCTCGCTCAACGAGCAGGAGCTGGGCCGAACGAACATCAAGAAGGTTCTCATCAAGCCCTTTTCGCCGCGCGAAGTACTGAGCACCGTGCGACAAGTGATCGAGGGCGCCGGCAATGCCGTCGCGTCGGACCTGAATGCAGGCGTTTAG
- a CDS encoding STAS domain-containing protein codes for MKMPTSITHYGSVTVCSVTEDLAGENTEEFANHVKKLESEGRHDVVVDFAGADAIDSRGLELLLELQSQCENGLGRIRLCGLNQTVQKVLEITRLSRRFEVCADIDAAVRSFA; via the coding sequence ATGAAGATGCCGACCAGCATCACCCATTATGGAAGCGTGACGGTATGCAGCGTCACTGAAGACCTCGCCGGCGAAAATACCGAGGAGTTCGCGAACCACGTGAAGAAACTCGAGTCGGAGGGTCGGCACGACGTCGTAGTCGATTTCGCGGGAGCCGATGCCATCGACAGCCGGGGCCTTGAGCTGCTGCTGGAGTTGCAGTCTCAATGCGAGAACGGGCTCGGCCGCATCCGGTTGTGCGGACTGAACCAGACGGTCCAGAAGGTGCTTGAGATCACGAGATTGTCGCGAAGGTTTGAGGTTTGCGCCGATATTGATGCCGCCGTCAGAAGCTTTGCGTGA
- a CDS encoding PAS domain-containing protein, with translation MTQTQIKPWSQVDDDVVTGDAPSAERDAPRPELTPSTPYRAATGKPAGVRAYIAQLRAIHAIVPLAIAACWLLSGMAFGFWGGGFSRGAQFGMFTLNGLAIAIVMFSWRARKDRITELRIALDRIGRERADVAPPPSIDDELQQVWSAVEQHATSLSGQLQRIKSDQKQMELALSLSGVQKQQAEAVLRAISDPVLVTDAYDQLVQVNPAAEELFGIKGDQSTRMPVSEIISDEKIVAAIRDSREAEVRVAKRRIEIDIGDRVFAMTLSPIGSHTSGGMAGVESHGVVCLMRDITKDRLAARMKSEFVAQVAHELRTPLSSIRAYVEMLVDGEASDEKTRNEYYGIIDASADRLGRLIDNMLNISRIEAGTVRISKEAVSLSIVAKEACDLMRPAAEEKSITLTEELTPTMYQVMADRDLIYQAILNLLSNAVKYTPSGGSVQLRMLPLDVNKSIRIEVTDTGLGIPKEDLPRMFQKFFRVEANKQLAKGTGLGLNLVKQIVETVHGGELTLTSEVGKGSTFGIVLPLAGENTKN, from the coding sequence ATGACGCAGACGCAGATCAAACCCTGGTCGCAGGTAGATGACGATGTCGTCACCGGCGATGCGCCGAGCGCGGAGCGCGACGCGCCGCGGCCGGAGCTGACGCCGTCGACGCCCTATCGCGCCGCGACAGGCAAGCCGGCAGGCGTTCGGGCGTACATCGCTCAACTCAGGGCGATCCACGCGATTGTGCCTCTGGCGATCGCCGCATGCTGGCTCCTGTCTGGAATGGCGTTTGGATTCTGGGGGGGCGGATTCAGCCGCGGCGCACAATTCGGCATGTTTACCCTCAACGGTCTGGCGATCGCGATCGTGATGTTCTCATGGCGTGCGCGCAAAGACCGCATCACGGAACTGCGCATCGCCCTGGATCGAATCGGCCGCGAGCGCGCTGATGTCGCGCCGCCTCCTTCGATCGACGATGAACTCCAGCAGGTGTGGTCGGCGGTCGAGCAGCACGCCACGTCGCTGAGCGGCCAGTTGCAGAGAATCAAGTCCGACCAGAAGCAGATGGAACTTGCCCTGAGCCTTTCCGGGGTACAGAAGCAGCAGGCCGAGGCCGTGCTTCGGGCGATCTCGGACCCGGTGCTGGTCACCGACGCATACGATCAACTGGTCCAGGTGAATCCGGCCGCGGAAGAGCTGTTCGGCATCAAGGGCGACCAGTCCACCCGCATGCCGGTTTCGGAGATCATCAGCGACGAGAAAATCGTCGCCGCGATCCGAGACTCGCGCGAGGCCGAGGTGCGCGTCGCCAAACGGCGGATTGAAATCGACATCGGCGACCGCGTCTTTGCGATGACACTCTCCCCCATCGGGTCGCACACGTCCGGCGGGATGGCCGGGGTCGAGTCGCACGGGGTCGTTTGCCTGATGCGCGACATCACGAAGGACCGGCTCGCAGCGCGCATGAAGAGCGAATTCGTGGCCCAGGTCGCGCACGAGCTTCGGACGCCGCTTTCGTCGATTCGGGCGTACGTGGAAATGCTCGTGGACGGCGAGGCCAGCGACGAAAAGACGCGGAACGAATACTACGGAATCATCGACGCGTCCGCCGATCGGCTGGGCCGGCTCATCGACAACATGCTGAACATCAGCCGCATCGAGGCCGGGACGGTCCGCATCAGCAAAGAGGCGGTGTCGCTTTCCATCGTCGCGAAGGAAGCGTGCGATCTGATGCGTCCGGCCGCCGAGGAGAAGAGCATCACGCTGACCGAGGAACTGACGCCGACGATGTATCAGGTGATGGCGGATCGCGACCTGATCTACCAGGCGATTCTCAATCTTTTGTCCAACGCCGTGAAGTACACGCCCAGCGGCGGGAGCGTCCAGCTTCGCATGTTGCCGCTGGATGTGAACAAGTCGATTCGCATCGAGGTCACCGATACGGGATTGGGGATACCCAAGGAAGACCTACCCAGGATGTTCCAGAAGTTCTTCCGGGTCGAGGCCAACAAGCAACTGGCCAAGGGCACGGGCCTCGGGCTGAACCTGGTGAAGCAGATCGTGGAGACGGTCCACGGCGGCGAGCTGACGCTGACCAGCGAGGTCGGCAAAGGGAGCACATTCGGTATAGTGCTGCCGCTTGCGGGGGAGAACACGAAGAACTGA
- a CDS encoding HD domain-containing protein, translating into MTTTLESQGRIPLPRVTWPLSPDGFDRLALHWRQSGLWLSLWSSDGQAILWDKDGSQFWNTLWSRKGTFAAGLTEFVRACTQKLGAGNPVATIDFGPGPWPDDLRFAVAMIHRRQRPLGAIVGAYLKSDLRGESFARLCSACNLDLTAMQTSAQGERRIADEQEASVVDLLRLTVEQARQIDVAAEESDLLVQNLQNTYEELNLIYRISTQMGLPQRPQKLLHAIGEQVNEVSRAAAIAFVLTEGQSAGEVRNVPATLDANSLSDRVVCVGELDAGADALSLLKLAEACNLDPVKTPSHVLLNDAASRPELAWASSWLRHAVALPLWNHQKLLGVMLALNCPDGGDFTSVDVQLFRAVGDRIKSFLENQTLYDDLTDLLMGLLHSIVNSVDAKDPYTYGHSERVAFLSRALARAAQLSPTDCERVYLAGLLHDVGKIGVPDAILCKPGKLTDEEFDALKKHPEIGVRILSPVRQTRDLMPGVLYHHERMDGRGYPDGLAGRAIPLIGRIICLADCFDAMTTNRTYRSALPFHVAISEVRRCAGTQFDPHLAELFVKLDLEKLFKEARACSGSDATISHLGALHAVLNPN; encoded by the coding sequence ATGACCACCACTCTGGAGAGCCAGGGACGAATCCCGCTCCCCAGGGTCACCTGGCCACTGTCGCCCGACGGTTTCGATCGACTCGCGCTACACTGGCGTCAGTCCGGTCTGTGGCTCTCACTCTGGAGCAGTGACGGACAGGCCATACTGTGGGACAAGGACGGCTCGCAGTTCTGGAACACGCTCTGGTCGCGCAAGGGGACATTCGCCGCCGGCCTCACCGAGTTCGTCCGCGCATGTACCCAAAAGTTGGGCGCGGGCAATCCCGTCGCAACGATCGACTTCGGCCCCGGCCCCTGGCCCGATGATCTGCGGTTCGCGGTCGCGATGATTCACCGTCGACAGCGACCATTGGGGGCGATCGTCGGCGCGTACCTCAAGTCTGATCTTCGCGGTGAGTCGTTTGCGCGGCTGTGCAGCGCGTGCAATCTCGATCTGACCGCGATGCAGACGAGCGCACAAGGCGAGCGACGCATTGCCGACGAACAGGAAGCGTCGGTTGTCGACCTACTGCGGCTCACCGTCGAGCAGGCTCGCCAGATCGACGTCGCGGCCGAAGAATCCGATCTTCTCGTTCAGAACCTGCAGAATACCTACGAGGAACTGAACCTCATCTATCGAATCAGCACGCAGATGGGTCTCCCGCAGCGGCCGCAGAAGCTCCTTCACGCCATCGGCGAGCAGGTCAACGAGGTGTCCCGGGCCGCCGCTATTGCGTTTGTTCTGACCGAGGGTCAATCGGCCGGCGAAGTTCGAAATGTGCCCGCCACACTTGACGCGAATTCACTGAGCGATCGCGTGGTTTGTGTCGGCGAGCTCGACGCGGGCGCCGACGCACTGAGCCTGCTGAAGCTGGCCGAAGCCTGCAATCTCGACCCGGTCAAGACGCCCAGCCATGTGCTGCTCAACGACGCAGCCTCGCGGCCTGAACTTGCCTGGGCAAGTTCATGGCTTCGACATGCAGTCGCCCTGCCGCTATGGAATCATCAAAAGCTTCTCGGCGTCATGCTCGCCCTGAACTGCCCCGACGGCGGAGACTTTACCTCGGTCGATGTGCAGCTCTTTCGAGCCGTCGGAGATCGCATCAAGTCATTCCTCGAGAACCAGACGCTCTACGATGACCTGACCGACCTCCTCATGGGCCTGTTGCACTCGATTGTCAACAGCGTCGATGCCAAGGACCCTTACACCTACGGCCACTCCGAGCGCGTCGCGTTCCTGAGTCGCGCACTGGCCAGGGCGGCGCAGCTGTCACCGACGGACTGCGAGCGGGTGTACCTCGCCGGACTTCTGCACGACGTGGGGAAGATCGGCGTGCCGGACGCCATTCTCTGCAAGCCTGGAAAATTGACCGACGAAGAATTCGACGCGCTGAAGAAGCATCCGGAAATCGGCGTGCGAATTCTCTCGCCGGTTCGACAGACGCGCGACCTGATGCCCGGCGTTCTCTATCACCACGAGCGGATGGACGGTCGCGGATATCCGGACGGACTTGCCGGTAGAGCGATCCCGCTGATCGGGCGGATCATCTGCCTGGCCGACTGCTTTGATGCGATGACGACGAACCGGACTTACCGGTCGGCGCTTCCGTTTCACGTGGCGATCTCGGAAGTCCGGCGGTGTGCCGGAACGCAGTTCGACCCGCACCTGGCGGAGCTTTTCGTCAAGCTCGATCTTGAAAAGCTCTTCAAGGAGGCGCGGGCGTGCTCAGGCAGTGACGCGACCATTTCGCACCTGGGCGCGCTGCACGCCGTGCTGAATCCGAATTGA